In Procambarus clarkii isolate CNS0578487 chromosome 6, FALCON_Pclarkii_2.0, whole genome shotgun sequence, one DNA window encodes the following:
- the LOC138356071 gene encoding uncharacterized protein — protein sequence MSHFDEGGIFNQGRLTSGVDKYCESPNPSTFTTNHRPSPQTIDLHHKPSTFTTNHRPSPQTIDLHHNPSTFTTNHRPSPQTIDLHHKPSTFTANHRPSPQTIDLHHKPSTFTANHRPSPQTIDLHHKPSTFTTNHRPSPQTIDLHRKPSTFTTNHRPSPQTIDLHHKPSTFTTNHRPSPQTIDLHRKPSTFTTNHRPSPQTIDLHHKPSTFTTNHRPSPQTIDLHRKPSTFTTNHRPSPQTIDLHHKPSTFTTNHRPSPQTIDLHHKPSTFTTNHRPTTRFPETWNCKNKRS from the coding sequence ATGTCTCACTTTGACGAaggaggaatttttaatcaaggtCGCTTGACTTCCGGTGTCGACAAATACTGTGAATCTCCTAACCCATCGACCTTCACCACAAACCATCGACCTTCACCACAAACCATCGACCTTCACCACAAACCATCGACCTTCACCACAAACCATCGACCTTCACCACAAACCATCGACCTGCACCACAACCCATCGACCTTCACCACAAACCATCGACCTTCACCACAAACCATCGACCTTCACCACAAACCATCGACCTTCACCGCAAACCATCGACCTTCACCACAAACCATCGACCTTCACCACAAACCATCGACCTTCACCGCAAACCATCGACCTTCACCACAAACCATCGACCTTCACCACAAACCATCGACCTTCACCACAAACCATCGACCTTCACCACAAACCATCGACCTTCACCGCAAACCATCGACCTTCACCACAAACCATCGACCTTCACCACAAACCATCGACCTTCACCACAAACCATCGACCTTCACCACAAACCATCGACCTTCACCACAAACCATCGACCTTCACCGCAAACCATCGACCTTCACCACAAACCATCGACCTTCACCACAAACCATCGACCTTCACCACAAACCATCGACCTTCACCACAAACCATCGACCTTCACCACAAACCATCGACCTTCACCGCAAACCATCGACCTTCACCACAAACCATCGACCTTCACCACAAACCATCGACCTTCACCACAAACCATCGACCTTCACCACAAACCATCGACCTTCACCACAAACCATCGACCTTCACCACAAACCATCGACCTTCACCACAAACCATcgacctaccaccagatttcctgagacctggaactgtaagaacaagaggtcatag